From the genome of Brachyhypopomus gauderio isolate BG-103 chromosome 20, BGAUD_0.2, whole genome shotgun sequence, one region includes:
- the LOC143484435 gene encoding radixin isoform X1 produces MPKPINVRVTTMDAELEFAIQPNTTGKQLFDQVVKTVGLREVWFFGLQYTDSKGYTTWLKLNKKVTQQDVKKENPLQFKFRAKFFPEDVSEELIQEITQRLFFLQVKEAILNDENYCPPETAVLLASYSVQAKYADFNKDIHKPGYLANDRLLPQRVLEQHKLTKEQWEERIQTWHEEHRGMLREDSMMEYLKIAQDLEMYGVNYFEIKNKKGTELWLGVDALGLNIYEHEDKLTPKIGFPWSEIRNISFNDKKFVIKPIDKKAPDFVFYAPRLRINKRILALCMGNHELYMRRRKPDTIEVQQMKAQAREEKHQKQMERAQLENEKKKRELVEKEKERIEREKDELIERLRQIEEQTLRAQKELEEQTRRALELEQERKKAKEEAERLEKEKQSAEEAKAALAKQAADQMKNQEQLAAELGEFTAKIALLEEAKRKKEEEATEWQHKALSAQDDLEKTKEELKTVMTTAAAPAASSAENEHDEQDESSAEASAELSNEGVAQQRSEEERLTEAQKNDRVKKQLQALSSELADARDETKKTQNDLLHAENMRVGRDKYKTLRQIRQGNTKQRIDEFESM; encoded by the exons ATGCCTAAACCG ATCAATGTGCGGGTGACCACGATGGACGCCGAGCTGGAGTTCGCCATCCAGCCCAACACCACCGGCAAACAGCTTTTCGACCAG GTGGTGAAGACAGTGGGTCTGCGTGAGGTCTGGTTTTTTGGCCTGCAGTATACAGACAGCAAGGGCTACACCACGTGGCTGAAACTCAACAAGAAG gtGACCCAGCAGGATGTGAAAAAGGAAAACCCTCTGCAGTTCAAATTCAGAGCAAAGTTCTTCCCAGAGGATGTTTCTGAAGAGCTAATTCAGGAGATCACACAGCGCCTCTTCTtccttcag GTCAAGGAGGCCATTTTGAATGATGAGAATTACTGCCCTCCTGAGACGGCGGTGCTGCTGGCCTCTTACTCCGTGCAGGCCAAGTACGCCGACTTCAACAAAGACATCCACAAGCCCGGCTACCTGGCCAACGACCGGCTGCTGccgcagag AGTTCTAGAGCAACACAAGCTGACGAAAGAGCAGTGGGAGGAGAGGATCCAGACCTGGCACGAAGAGCACAGAGGCATGCTCAG AGAGGACTCCATGATGGAGTATCTGAAGATAGCGCAGGATCTGGAGATGTACGGCGTGAACTACTTCGAGATCAAGAACAAGAAGGGCACGGAGCTGTGGCTGGGTGTGGACGCGCTGGGCCTGAACATCTACGAGCACGAGGACAA ACTCACGCCAAAGATCGGCTTCCCTTGGAGCGAGATCCGTAACATTTCTTTCAACGACAAGAAATTCGTCATCAAGCCCATCGACAAGAAAGCACCG GACTTCGTGTTCTACGCACCGCGGCTGCGTATCAACAAACGCATCCTGGCGCTGTGCATGGGCAACCACGAACTCTacatgaggaggaggaagcccGACACCATCGAGGTGCAGCAGATGAAGGCCCAGGCCAGGGAGGAGAAACACCAGAAACAGATGGAGAG GGCCCAGCTGGAAAATGAGAAAAAGAAGAGGGAGCtggtggagaaggagaaggagcggATAGAGCGGGAGAAGGATGAGCTGATCGAACGCCTCAGACAGATAGAGGAGCAGACCCTACGTGCGCAGAAAG agCTGGAGGAGCAGACGCGCCGTGCACTGGAGTTGGAGCAGGAGAGGAAGAAGGCGAAGGAGGAGGCGGAGAGGCTGGAGAAGGAGAAGCAGTCCGCCGAGGAGGCGAAAGCAGCTCTGGCCAAGCAGGCCGCCGACCAGATGAAGAACCAGGAACAGCTG GCTGCCGAACTGGGCGAGTTCACTGCCAAAATCGCCCTGTTGGAGGAAGCTAAGAGGAAAAAGGAAGAGGAGGCCACGGAGTGGCAGCACaaa GCGCTTTCGGCCCAGGACGACCTGGAGAAGACCAAGGAGGAGCTGAAGACCGTGATGACCACGGCAGCGGCACCAGCGGCCAGCTCGGCGGAGAACGAGCACGACGAGCAGGACGAGAGCAGCGCGGAGGCCAGCGCCGAGCTGTCCAACGAGGGCGTGGCCCAGCAGCGCAGCGAGGAGGAACGCCTCACCGAGGCCCAGAAGAACGACCGCGTCAAGAAGCAGCTGCAG GCGCTGAGTTCAGAGCTGGCCGATGCCAGGGACGAAACCAAGAAGACCCAGAACGACCTTCTGCACGCGGAGAACATGAGGGTGGGCCGAGACAAGTACAAGACCCTCCGGCAGATACGTCAGGGCAACACCAAGCAGCGCATCGACGAGTTTGAGTCCATGTGA
- the LOC143484031 gene encoding putative ribonuclease ZC3H12C, giving the protein MGLKDHLDDGTGRILDLGLDLDYLHVKAVDRQAGADAGPRMDGGSSDAAEDSAPCTRKPTPLSQGDSEESSASDAELERRGGLVPREGLSDGSARSSHPPLCRSPCLDLDSPGLPDAPAEKPGPVDALKEYQTKVEFALKLGYAEDLVRLVLRKLGPEALINDILGELVKLGKSDSDGAQTSSMSTSSSLASSGSSCSSACSFSDSIDSRRSESPSLLDDKDNLRPIVVDGSNVAMSHGNKEVFSCQGIQLAVDWFVERGHKDITVFVPAWRKEQSRPDALITDQEILRRLEKDKILVFTPSRRVQGRRVVCYDDRFIVKLAYESDGIIVSNDNYRDLAVEKPEWKKFIDERLLMYSFVNDKFMPPDDPLGRHGPSLENFLRKRPIIPEHKKQPCPYGKKCTYGHKCKFYHPERGTQPQRAVADELRASAKTSAAKGVAESGLVKSHSVPGGSRSDKAGEGKRPHSKRQSDPSVRALSYSDVEDKLSSKGKSEPPRSGPASAPALAPGGPPPSCHSYPQDPREHGACPSKGHVAPGLAQTDSYPTCESPDLSYYTMVRAYSGLAVSSQRSPERHFPADCDPRISSVASDCSSEGSGSSDSYGTAGHAERSCMSSPESLLDDGLKCHHHHHHHHHHPPPPPQHLHHLPAHPLSHHHHRRQYPPPPHQGRVLSPAPYRHAMVRAHGFAQDDPLPDGHFEHPLPFAAPQPQHPMVGGRSSCPGDYPPVPQRSPHPQSSPLGRALASTRLDSVSDSRLYEPSPLMPRKPYPGQDRVAGWDQYCRQLPQPCYEPFTFQSLPENREQAWRAPWGRGALPPTPPPPPHPSHSPHPLPHPHHEPPALSRYQEVREKVFVNLCNIFPTELVRLVMARYPHVTDAQQLAAAILAEKSQSGY; this is encoded by the exons ATGGGCCTGAAGGACCATCTGGATGATGGAACAGGCCGCATCCTTGACCTGGGACTGGATCTGGACTACCTCCACGTGAAGGCCGTGGACCGGCAGGCTGGCGCCGATGCCGGTCCCAGGATGGACGGGGGTTCGTCGGACGCTGCCGAAGACTCAGCCCCCTGCACCAGAAAGCCCACGCCCTTGTCCCAAGGTGACTCGGAGGAGAGCAGCGCGTCCGATGCCGAGCTGGAGCGGCGCGGTGGACTGGTCCCAAGAGAAGGACTGAGCGACGGGTCGGCGCGCTCCAGCCACCCGCCGCTCTGCCGCTCTCCGTGTCTGGATCTGGATTCGCCGGGACTGCCTGATGCCCCGGCAGAGAAGCCAGGCCCCGTCGACGCCCTCAAGGAGTACCAGACCAAGGTGGAGTTCGCACTGAAGCTTGGTTACGCCGAGGACTTGGTCCGTCTGGTTCTGAGGAAACTCGGGCCGGAAGCGCTGATCAACGACATCCTGGGTGAGCTGGTCAAACTCGGCAAGTCGGACAGCGATGGCGCACAGACTTCGTCCATGTCCACGTCTTCGTCCCTGGCATCTTCTGGTTCTTCGTGTTCTTCGGCGTGTAGTTTTTCAGACTCGATTGATTCACGGCGGTCTGAGTCTCCATCTCTCCTGGATGACAAAGATAATTTACGGCCTATTGTGGTGGACGGAAGCAACGTAGCCATGAG CCATGGCAACAAGGAGGTGTTTTCCTGCCAGGGCATTCAGCTGGCCGTGGATTGGTTCGTGGAGCGTGGCCACAAAGACATCACGGTGTTTGTGCCGGCCTGGAGGAAGGAGCAGTCCCGCCCAGATGCTCTCATCACAG ATCAGGAGATCTTGAGGAGGCTGGAGAAGGACAAGATCTTGGTGTTCACGCCCTCCCGCCGAGTCCAGGGCCGCAGGGTGGTGTGCTACGACGACAGGTTCATCGTCAAGCTCGCTTACGAGTCAGACGGCATCATTGTCTCCAACGACAACTACAGGGACCTGGCTGTGGAGAAACCAGAGTGGAAGAAGTTCATCGACGAACGGCTTCTCATGTACTCGTTCGTCAACGATAA GTTCATGCCCCCTGATGATCCTCTGGGTCGCCACGGGCCCAGTCTGGAGAATTTCTTGAGGAAAAGGCCCATAATCCCCGAGCACAAGAAGCAGCCTTGTCCATATG GAAAGAAGTGCACTTACGGGCACAAGTGCAAGTTCTACCACCCGGAACGCGGCACCCAGCCACAGCGCGCCGTGGCCGACGAGCTCCGAGCCAGCGCCAAGACCTCTGCAGCCAAAGGCGTGGCGGAATCAGGCCTGGTGAAGAGCCACAGTGTCCCCGGGGGCTCGCGCTCCGATAAAGCAGGCGAGGGCAAGCGGCCGCACTCCAAGAGGCAGTCGGACCCCAGCGTCCGCGCTCTGTCCTACAGCGACGTGGAGGACAAGCTGAGCTCCAAAGGCAAATCGGAGCCACCTCGGAGCGGCCCTGCGTCGGCCCCCGCGTTGGCCCCGGGCGGCCCGCCGCCCTCCTGCCACAGTTACCCGCAAGACCCGAGAGAGCACGGCGCCTGCCCTTCCAAAGGCCACGTGGCGCCTGGCCTCGCCCAGACGGACTCCTACCCTACCTGCGAGTCCCCGGACCTCAGCTACTACACCATGGTCCGCGCCTATTCCGGCCTCGCCGTGTCCTCCCAGCGCAGCCCGGAGCGGCATTTCCCGGCGGACTGCGACCCGCGGATCAGCTCGGTAGCGTCAGACTGCAGCAGCGAGGGCAGCGGCAGCTCCGACTCGTACGGCACGGCGGGCCACGCCGAGCGCTCGTGCATGAGCTCCCCCGAGTCGCTGCTGGACGACGGGCTCAagtgccaccaccaccaccaccaccaccaccaccatcctcctcctcctcctcaacacctccaccacctccccgCGCACCCCCtcagccaccaccaccaccgcagGCAGTATCCGCCTCCCCCCCACCAGGGCCGCGTGCTCTCCCCAGCGCCGTACCGCCACGCCATGGTCCGCGCGCACGGCTTCGCGCAGGATGACCCGCTGCCGGACGGCCACTTCGAGCACCCGCTGCCCTTCGCCGCCCCACAGCCTCAGCATCCGATGGTGGGCGGCCGGTCCAGCTGCCCTGGAGACTACCCTCCTGTACCGCAGCGAAGCCCCCACCCTCAGAGCTCCCCGCTGGGCCGAGCCCTGGCGTCCACGCGCCTGGACAGCGTGTCTGACTCCAGGCTGTACGAGCCCTCGCCTCTGATGCCCCGGAAGCCCTACCCGGGCCAGGATCGAGTGGCCGGCTGGGATCAGTACTGCAGGCAGCTGCCACAGCCTTGCTACGAGCCCTTCACCTTCCAGAGCCTTCCAGAGAACCGCGAGCAGGCATGGCGGGCACCCTGGGGACGGGGCGCCCTTCCtcctactcctcctcctcctcctcacccgtcacactccccccaccccctgcccCACCCGCACCACGAGCCTCCGGCTCTCAGCCGATACCAGGAGGTACGCGAGAAGGTGTTCGTCAACCTGTGCAACATCTTCCCCACAGAGCTGGTGCGCCTGGTTATGGCGCGGTACCCCCACGTGACGGACGCCCAACAGCTGGCCGCCGCCATCTTGGCAGAGAAGAGCCAATCCGGGTACTGA
- the LOC143484435 gene encoding radixin isoform X3: MERAQLENEKKKRELVEKEKERIEREKDELIERLRQIEEQTLRAQKELEEQTRRALELEQERKKAKEEAERLEKEKQSAEEAKAALAKQAADQMKNQEQLAAELGEFTAKIALLEEAKRKKEEEATEWQHKALSAQDDLEKTKEELKTVMTTAAAPAASSAENEHDEQDESSAEASAELSNEGVAQQRSEEERLTEAQKNDRVKKQLQALSSELADARDETKKTQNDLLHAENMRVGRDKYKTLRQIRQGNTKQRIDEFESM, translated from the exons ATGGAGAG GGCCCAGCTGGAAAATGAGAAAAAGAAGAGGGAGCtggtggagaaggagaaggagcggATAGAGCGGGAGAAGGATGAGCTGATCGAACGCCTCAGACAGATAGAGGAGCAGACCCTACGTGCGCAGAAAG agCTGGAGGAGCAGACGCGCCGTGCACTGGAGTTGGAGCAGGAGAGGAAGAAGGCGAAGGAGGAGGCGGAGAGGCTGGAGAAGGAGAAGCAGTCCGCCGAGGAGGCGAAAGCAGCTCTGGCCAAGCAGGCCGCCGACCAGATGAAGAACCAGGAACAGCTG GCTGCCGAACTGGGCGAGTTCACTGCCAAAATCGCCCTGTTGGAGGAAGCTAAGAGGAAAAAGGAAGAGGAGGCCACGGAGTGGCAGCACaaa GCGCTTTCGGCCCAGGACGACCTGGAGAAGACCAAGGAGGAGCTGAAGACCGTGATGACCACGGCAGCGGCACCAGCGGCCAGCTCGGCGGAGAACGAGCACGACGAGCAGGACGAGAGCAGCGCGGAGGCCAGCGCCGAGCTGTCCAACGAGGGCGTGGCCCAGCAGCGCAGCGAGGAGGAACGCCTCACCGAGGCCCAGAAGAACGACCGCGTCAAGAAGCAGCTGCAG GCGCTGAGTTCAGAGCTGGCCGATGCCAGGGACGAAACCAAGAAGACCCAGAACGACCTTCTGCACGCGGAGAACATGAGGGTGGGCCGAGACAAGTACAAGACCCTCCGGCAGATACGTCAGGGCAACACCAAGCAGCGCATCGACGAGTTTGAGTCCATGTGA